From the genome of Candidatus Promineifilum breve, one region includes:
- a CDS encoding SH3 domain-containing protein — protein sequence MRSRLSGLLFTFVLLLSLAACGPGGGEAGRGVAAGQPDGATATPAAAADTMATAVAAGIAATLDAQATADAAVAITPDAQPTAAPASPSAAPPTATATVTATTTPSPTATITASPTPCQWALTADLNAFVRRGPGTNYDELGALQAGETVAIISRDVTSSWWVIPFGGRDGWVADSVVSVNECPSDVPVSTPPATSTPTTTPTPLPTATPAFNPPPLIAEVELTIKRDIDYPSTGHCQKAIPFHVTGLVSDASGIDVVSIFWTIQDYVHEDFRDPERQIYRPVGERETEVSRMVLVADLDPTGQGLVGRYEHEFIAPKPQEYAVDGGPGNDTDYLFRWVSWYIVARDKTNKVSFYYGQTQQMITCLYQ from the coding sequence ATGCGAAGTCGATTGAGCGGATTGTTATTCACGTTCGTGCTGTTGTTGTCCCTGGCGGCCTGTGGGCCGGGCGGGGGGGAGGCGGGGCGGGGAGTCGCGGCTGGTCAACCCGACGGCGCGACGGCGACGCCCGCGGCGGCGGCCGATACGATGGCGACGGCCGTGGCCGCCGGCATCGCCGCCACGCTGGACGCCCAGGCGACGGCGGACGCCGCCGTGGCGATCACGCCGGACGCCCAACCAACCGCCGCGCCGGCCTCGCCCAGCGCCGCGCCGCCGACGGCGACGGCCACCGTGACGGCCACGACCACGCCGTCGCCCACCGCCACGATCACCGCGTCGCCCACGCCCTGTCAATGGGCACTGACGGCCGATCTAAACGCCTTCGTCCGCCGCGGCCCCGGCACGAACTACGACGAGCTGGGGGCGCTTCAGGCCGGCGAGACGGTCGCCATCATCAGCCGCGATGTTACGTCCAGCTGGTGGGTCATCCCCTTCGGCGGGCGCGACGGCTGGGTGGCCGATTCGGTGGTCAGCGTCAATGAATGCCCCTCGGACGTGCCGGTGAGCACCCCGCCCGCCACGTCGACGCCGACGACGACCCCCACCCCGCTGCCCACGGCGACGCCTGCCTTCAACCCGCCGCCGCTGATCGCCGAGGTCGAGCTAACCATTAAGCGGGACATTGATTACCCGTCTACCGGCCACTGCCAAAAAGCCATTCCCTTTCACGTCACCGGACTGGTCAGCGATGCGTCTGGAATCGATGTTGTCTCGATCTTTTGGACCATCCAGGACTACGTGCATGAAGATTTCCGTGACCCGGAAAGGCAGATCTACCGGCCCGTTGGCGAACGGGAAACGGAAGTCAGCCGGATGGTCTTGGTCGCCGATCTGGATCCGACAGGCCAAGGCCTCGTGGGGCGCTATGAGCACGAGTTCATCGCCCCCAAGCCGCAGGAATACGCCGTCGACGGCGGCCCAGGCAACGACACCGATTACCTGTTTCGCTGGGTCTCCTGGTACATCGTGGCCAGAGACAAAACGAACAAAGTGTCCTTCTACTACGGCCAGACGCAGCAGATGATTACCTGTCTTTACCAATAA
- a CDS encoding NB-ARC domain-containing protein: MTDKKRTRRRKSDEVEDNPFQKAIKRIWKGLAAQTGRDEADVKYDLLLEMIEKGYLPVHKADQYTNILDTWSRGNVPPDWTILRFLAEVGYLRAKLPDSWVEEFLIAGNYPREAIGPILADLRAENAEIDRGLLHNLPQRDPSRFVGRQEEVAQLRRLLSPDSNSQAWVITVDGIGGVGKSELVLEVADQLRQEYARLRRHERFQAIVWVTAKETGLSDSGIITRVHRRTSSLDDIYTAIARVLGRLDILEADGPTRDDRIHEALAGTRTLLIIDNLESLKDETVLSFIREVPRPTKVVVTTRRRIDVAYAIRLIGLADNDAMTLIEREAALKGASLNEEERKRLLTLSKGVPIVINLVISRLALGLPFKTAVQYLQHPEYDLYRYALEDSVESLEPSEAAYHLLLALALCAGDASREALGTAAGLDGDEEQRDEVLVRLESLSLINRDAREDRFAMLPLTRFYLRSRLAADPELEQRLFQGLAAFYKRLFAADESANPDRYWQSIRGAAQAEALLEKEWATLRDLLFRLHEMSNYGDLLTLGLALIHPINYMGPLEDRLALCRRMADVARAVNDPVEAWLLSDGMGWMYYRLGRDDDFLDVLNEGRLAAARHAGMGLALTLADLHEAYLHIKQGHMRRARALLESVTEQVAAHRRANPTEFIGLLLGSRLADRWSAYYQALGEIEQASEMLKESVALRELSGEDMGSTHYNVGRLRLLAGDLAGARRAFTGALNYPQHQKYRTLARYGLALVAEQEENWPEAIRQARQALDRAEQMGLEEAAEIGELLARLSAFE; the protein is encoded by the coding sequence ATGACCGATAAGAAAAGAACTAGACGAAGAAAAAGTGATGAAGTGGAAGACAACCCATTTCAAAAGGCCATCAAACGGATCTGGAAGGGCTTAGCGGCGCAGACCGGTCGGGACGAAGCGGATGTCAAGTACGATCTGTTGCTGGAGATGATCGAAAAAGGATATTTGCCGGTCCATAAAGCCGATCAGTATACCAACATCCTTGACACCTGGAGCCGGGGCAACGTGCCGCCCGACTGGACGATTTTGCGGTTCCTGGCCGAAGTCGGCTACTTGCGGGCCAAGTTACCGGATAGCTGGGTGGAAGAATTTCTAATCGCGGGCAATTATCCCAGAGAAGCTATTGGTCCTATCCTGGCCGACTTGCGCGCGGAGAATGCCGAGATAGACAGAGGTCTATTGCATAACCTGCCGCAACGCGACCCGTCGCGCTTCGTCGGCCGCCAGGAGGAAGTGGCCCAATTGCGTCGCCTGCTCTCGCCGGACAGTAACAGCCAGGCCTGGGTCATCACGGTGGACGGCATCGGCGGCGTGGGCAAAAGCGAACTCGTTTTGGAGGTGGCCGATCAGTTGCGGCAAGAGTATGCCCGGCTGCGCCGCCACGAGCGTTTCCAGGCCATCGTCTGGGTCACGGCCAAGGAAACCGGTCTGAGCGATTCCGGCATCATCACCCGGGTTCACCGGCGAACCTCCTCCCTCGACGACATCTACACCGCCATTGCCCGCGTGCTGGGGCGGCTGGATATTCTGGAGGCGGACGGCCCAACGCGCGATGATCGGATTCACGAGGCCCTCGCCGGCACCCGGACGCTGCTGATCATTGACAATCTTGAAAGCCTGAAAGACGAGACCGTGCTGAGTTTTATCCGGGAAGTGCCGCGGCCGACCAAGGTCGTAGTAACGACCCGCCGCCGCATCGACGTAGCCTATGCCATCCGCTTGATCGGCCTGGCGGATAACGACGCCATGACCCTCATCGAGCGCGAGGCCGCGCTTAAGGGTGCTTCGCTGAACGAGGAGGAACGGAAGCGCCTATTAACTCTGTCGAAGGGCGTGCCGATCGTCATCAACCTGGTCATTTCCCGATTAGCCCTGGGTTTGCCGTTCAAGACGGCCGTCCAATATTTGCAGCACCCGGAGTACGATCTCTACCGCTACGCGCTGGAAGATAGCGTCGAATCGCTTGAGCCGTCGGAAGCCGCCTACCATCTGTTGCTGGCGCTGGCCCTCTGCGCCGGCGATGCTTCCCGCGAGGCTCTGGGCACGGCCGCCGGATTGGACGGCGACGAGGAGCAGCGGGATGAGGTGCTGGTCCGGCTGGAATCGCTGTCGCTGATCAACCGCGACGCCCGCGAAGACCGCTTCGCCATGCTGCCCCTGACCCGCTTCTATTTGCGCTCCCGTCTGGCCGCCGACCCGGAATTGGAGCAGCGGCTATTTCAGGGCTTGGCGGCGTTCTATAAAAGGTTGTTCGCGGCCGACGAGAGCGCTAACCCCGACCGCTACTGGCAGAGCATTCGCGGCGCGGCCCAGGCGGAGGCGCTGCTGGAAAAAGAGTGGGCCACGCTGCGCGACCTCCTGTTCCGGCTGCACGAGATGAGCAACTATGGCGACTTGTTGACGCTGGGGTTGGCCCTCATCCACCCCATCAATTATATGGGGCCGCTGGAGGATCGGTTGGCGCTGTGCCGGCGGATGGCCGATGTAGCCCGCGCCGTGAATGATCCGGTGGAGGCGTGGTTGCTCAGTGACGGGATGGGCTGGATGTACTATCGCCTGGGGCGCGACGATGATTTCCTGGACGTGCTGAACGAAGGACGGTTGGCGGCGGCACGCCATGCGGGGATGGGCCTGGCGCTGACGTTGGCCGACCTGCACGAAGCCTATCTCCACATCAAACAGGGCCATATGCGCCGGGCCAGGGCGCTGCTGGAGTCGGTTACCGAACAGGTGGCGGCCCATCGCCGGGCGAATCCCACCGAGTTCATTGGCCTGTTGTTGGGCAGCCGCCTGGCCGACCGCTGGAGCGCCTATTATCAGGCGCTGGGGGAGATCGAGCAGGCGAGCGAGATGCTGAAGGAGTCGGTGGCCCTGCGCGAATTGAGCGGCGAAGACATGGGATCGACCCATTACAACGTCGGGCGGCTGCGGCTGCTGGCGGGCGATCTGGCGGGCGCGCGGCGGGCTTTCACCGGGGCGCTCAACTATCCTCAGCACCAGAAATACCGCACCCTGGCCCGCTATGGTCTGGCCCTGGTGGCGGAGCAGGAGGAGAATTGGCCCGAAGCTATCCGGCAGGCGCGGCAGGCGCTGGACCGGGCCGAACAGATGGGATTGGAGGAAGCGGCCGAAATAGGGGAGTTGTTGGCGAGGTTGAGCGCGTTTGAATGA
- a CDS encoding serine protease yields the protein MSPLKFNKPLIRLAAGLLALCVLASAVVAAPSAPTAPTTPAAPDIVGGRPADPGEWPWQVALIANTPSNPDDPDGLEVNCGGSLIDRQWVLTAAHCFKNGAAANFDVVAGVHDLTAPAPGYRRVAIAEAIIHPDYNPVTADNDIALLRLAEPIDARPADGATLPIAYIPLVPADIGPLTNVEATVTGWGQRDGSSAGDPPVLYEVAVPIISNADCDAAFDGFITDRMLCAGVPEGGLGPCFGDSGGPLVVFDDARQRWELAGVVNRGNSSIGQPVCGAANFSAIYARLSRHIDWLHEVTGLCLGMSCQTALPLIGFNGGPNLVVTEIAVDPGGLRVTISNNGSGTPTYPYWVDLYIRPDPPPTRPNDVWDDGRSRYGAVWHLDTPLPPGESITLRVGDRHYRPALSRVPPSLAAGTPVYAQVDSANTETSYGGVHEIHETPGAGLAYDNVAFVEVAQDTVFAVDAPAAQPDEPPGDEWPARPTR from the coding sequence ATGTCACCGTTGAAGTTCAACAAACCCCTTATCCGTCTGGCGGCCGGGCTGCTGGCCCTGTGCGTCCTGGCGTCGGCCGTGGTGGCCGCGCCATCCGCGCCAACCGCGCCCACCACGCCCGCCGCGCCGGACATCGTCGGCGGCCGCCCGGCCGACCCCGGCGAATGGCCGTGGCAGGTGGCGCTCATTGCCAATACGCCGTCCAACCCTGACGATCCGGATGGCCTTGAAGTAAACTGCGGCGGCTCCCTCATCGATCGCCAATGGGTGTTGACCGCTGCCCACTGTTTCAAAAATGGGGCCGCGGCGAATTTTGACGTCGTCGCCGGCGTCCACGACCTGACCGCCCCCGCGCCGGGCTACCGGCGCGTGGCCATTGCCGAGGCCATCATCCATCCGGATTACAATCCGGTCACGGCCGATAACGACATCGCCCTGTTGCGGTTGGCCGAGCCGATCGACGCGCGCCCGGCCGACGGCGCGACGCTGCCCATCGCCTACATCCCGCTTGTTCCGGCCGACATCGGCCCCCTGACCAACGTCGAGGCGACCGTTACCGGCTGGGGACAACGTGATGGTAGTTCAGCGGGCGATCCCCCCGTCCTGTATGAAGTGGCAGTACCGATCATCTCCAACGCCGACTGCGACGCGGCCTTCGATGGGTTCATAACCGATAGGATGCTCTGTGCCGGCGTTCCCGAGGGCGGTCTCGGCCCCTGCTTTGGCGACAGCGGCGGCCCGCTCGTCGTGTTTGACGATGCGCGCCAACGGTGGGAGTTAGCCGGTGTCGTGAATCGAGGTAACAGCTCTATTGGACAACCGGTTTGTGGCGCGGCCAACTTTTCCGCCATCTATGCTCGCCTATCGCGTCATATCGATTGGCTCCACGAAGTAACCGGCTTGTGCCTCGGCATGTCCTGCCAAACCGCCCTGCCCCTCATCGGCTTCAACGGCGGCCCCAATCTGGTCGTGACCGAGATCGCCGTTGACCCCGGCGGCCTGCGCGTCACCATCAGCAACAACGGCTCCGGCACGCCTACCTATCCCTATTGGGTCGATCTCTACATCCGGCCCGACCCGCCGCCCACCCGGCCCAACGACGTCTGGGACGACGGCCGCAGCCGCTACGGCGCGGTGTGGCATCTGGACACGCCGCTGCCGCCGGGCGAATCGATCACCCTGCGCGTGGGCGACCGCCACTATCGCCCCGCCCTCAGCCGTGTGCCGCCGTCGCTGGCCGCGGGCACGCCGGTCTATGCCCAGGTCGATTCGGCCAACACCGAGACGAGCTACGGCGGCGTGCACGAGATTCACGAAACGCCCGGCGCGGGGCTGGCCTATGACAACGTGGCCTTCGTCGAAGTGGCCCAGGACACCGTCTTCGCCGTGGACGCGCCCGCCGCCCAGCCCGACGAACCGCCCGGCGACGAATGGCCGGCGCGGCCGACCCGCTGA